The following are encoded together in the Monodelphis domestica isolate mMonDom1 chromosome 5, mMonDom1.pri, whole genome shotgun sequence genome:
- the LOC100028489 gene encoding sterile alpha motif domain-containing protein 9-like — translation MAEQTNLPENPDDWTVEDVCQWITEKLKINSKYTEILKKEEVNGKSLKVSDKNDLVDMGIKHGPALQIINSFKELNKSSECPKQTSEEQKDKQTEVQWVTQEKNRKRRRHHTDPKNDTTTQDEEVYESPKTNPSKGTESNAEETKDNLPFRGQTCQTYPFDKFHKSFRYREQTIIQPETGSFNLIDPIHEFKALTNTERATEEDILMKFSNEVFRFASACMNCRTNGTIHFGVKDSPHGEIVGLKLTEEDKEKFVDHFYKKIEVYFEKDDVSQAKQCIRPPRFVEVLLKNNIVSDRFVIEIDIVPKHSICENKYFQVKMQIFKENKWGKNAELSLYVRDGTSSKNIYANPKQKDGNIKAFLAELEKCVKLRKEAEDHQPKEIKTENEGTKLVHLLTGNQDLDNSYYDQYILVVNKSHPSQIEHLDFLKEIEWFAVLEFDPESLNTGVAKAYRETRAANLHFPNQYQDNKTSISEKIESFNLFKQTSWIFCNGRADFNTEEYQPLELSSWIKKRATKVRKLISFLTCEDVMQPGRFLVVFLLLSPVEDPKDPFIETFSTFYQELGGMEDILSISVDQQIGSQWKELLEGKFSSIDLCNRCITTLSLEQLNGTILKLKPQTESPIRFLPSNGSSIILQKKDEDSMSALEILCENECKDTAIEKDEKFTEFQMNKEKHFYLGGKVSWWNFYFYSENHTSDFIRRDSYEILEKMIQSLANSPRESGAEVINLYHHPGCGGTTLAMHILWELKKNFRCAVLKSKTFASEDIGAQVRTLVTYGSEDQHSYMPVLLLVDDFEDQEAVSDLRNHIISALEEAYIQYETPLVIILNCMRSQNPEKDAKNPDSVAVINKLSSKEQRAFVKKFKEIEKKHENCRDFYSFMIMKENFNRTYIQNVVKHILKGLNTDSKEGQLISFLSLLNSYISDSDFSVQQCEKFLEITNQRANWKRGSLENKMGNYSTILICTKAIDCKRYDRVRIVHPLIASCCLEELKITSEMKRSDIAVNLLKEDTLYSPGIRRDKFVRIVQTLLLKRQKEYSKETLISGKDMNTPFSPFLMDIKKDEGNDQVERVLTEGTIRFKDHALIYQALARHFYINENNFEAAIFYAEEAKKRSVRNSFVSDTLGQVYKSQLIFCNNKISQGKSIPCQELEYLLNIAEKASNAFKDSQQYNENKDDKTGQYHRYKRSDTYNTSCYFGEIEVGIQIIQLLEKVFLFDERNESPKGLMGQLLRGNSGVLLNPLIQRNMYYPVIKKHIDYLNALQKRLETIFNNLQDYFSFLKLKDNEKEIVEEKNQIKMEKLFKQYLSIFSNSEIRPSMVTSVCWRELEISNAARFSGLLKYLTKTHENAEMEMESIVDRYMLLVQQASSMKTRAKQNFILANIILNCLKPNSKIRKPLDELKAMLQEVLLQVGLHSSYPDPYFLATLLFWPENQHLNQNSTEIIDYVTALRKTFWDRYGQMCRGKQPFTHFYLGNDRGLNRLVHRGKIEQCFQDASDVSILWQRGDVWREEKVKDLLLRLSGRVENDLIYIDCGSKENAEIPVRPAVLGQLRRGQSMERVSFYLGFSTAGPVAYDIKNI, via the coding sequence atggctgaacaaacaaaTCTGCCTGAAAACCCAGATGACTGGACAGTAGAAGATGTGTGTCAGTGGATAACAGAAAAACTCAAGATTAACTCAAAATACACGGAGATTttgaaaaaggaagaagtaaaTGGAAAGAGTTTAAAAGTCTCTGATAAAAATGATCTTGTGGACATGGGCATAAAACATGGACCTGCTCTTCAAATAATAAATTCCTTTAAGGAATTGAACAAATCTTCTGAATGTCCTAAGCAAACATCTGAAGAACAAAAGGATAAGCAAACTGAAGTCCAAtgggtgacacaagagaaaaatagaaaaaggagaaggcATCACACAGATCCAAAGAATGATACCACCACCCAAGATGAGGAAGTCTATGAGTCACCCAAGACCAACCCCAGTAAAGGAACTGAAAGCAATGCTGAGGAAACAAAGGATAATCTTCCATTTAGAGGGCAAACATGTCAAACGTATCCTTTTGACAAGTTCCATAAAAGCTTTCGTTACAGAGAGCAAACTATTATCCAACCTGAAACAGGGTCATTCAATCTCATTGATCCAATCCACGAGTTTAAGGCATTGACTAACACAGAGAGAGCCACAGAGGAAGATATTCTGATGAAATTTAGCAACGAAGTCTTTCGATTTGCTTCAGCCTGCATGAATTGCCGCACCAATGGCACCATCCATTTTGGAGTAAAGGATAGTCCTCATGGAGAAATTGTAGGGCTGAAACTCACTgaggaagataaagaaaaatttgTTGACCACTTCTATAAGAAGATTGAGGTCTATTTTGAGAAAGATGACGTTAGTCAAGCAAAGCAGTGCATTAGGCCACCCAGGTTTGTGGAAGTCTTACTGAAGAACAACATTGTTTCTGATAGATTTGTCATTGAGATAGATATCGTTCCAAAGCACTCCATTTGcgaaaataaatatttccaagttaaaatgcaaatttttaaagagaataaatggggaaaaaatgctgAATTGTCTCTCTATGTGAGGGATGGCACTAGTTCTAAAAACATCTATGCTAATCCGaagcaaaaagatggaaacattaAAGCATTTTTAGCAGAATTGGAGAAATGTGTTAAGTTGAGAAAAGAAGCAGAGGACCATcaaccaaaagaaataaaaacagaaaatgagggAACAAAGTTGGTTCATCTTCTCACAGGAAACCAAGACTTAGATAACTCTTACTATGACCAATACATCCTCGTTGTAAATAAGAGCCATCCAAGTCAAATTGAGCACCTGGACTTCCTAAAGGAAATTGAATGGTTTGCTGTGCTAGAGTTTGATCCTGAGTCTTTGAACACTGGAGTTGCCAAAGCTTATAGAGAGACCCGAGCAGCCAATCTTCACTTTCCAAATCAATACCAAGACAATAAAACTTCAATTTCTGAAAAAATTGAAAGTTTCAATCTTTTTAAGCAAACCAGCTGGATCTTCTGCAATGGCAGGGCAGATTTCAACACAGAAGAATATCAACCTTTAGAACTTAGTTCATGGATTAAAAAGAGAGCCACTAAAGTCAGGAAATTAATTTCGTTTCTAACATGTGAAGACGTAATGCAACCTGGAAGGTTTTTAGTAGTGTTTCTATTGCTGTCCCCAGTAGAAGATCCCAAAGATCCTTTCATTGAGACATTTTCTACTTTCTACCAAGAACTAGGAGGAATGGAAGACATACTGTCTATCTCAGTGGATCAACAAATAGGTTCGCAATGGAAAGAACTTTTGGAAGGTAAATTCTCCTCTATCGACCTCTGCAACAGATGTATTACTACTTTAAGTCTTGAACAGTTAAATGGTACTATTCTTAAACTAAAACCTCAGACTGAATCTCCTATAAGATTTTTGCCATCAAATGGCTCTTCTATCATTCTTCAGAAGAAAGATGAAGACTCTATGTCAGCCCTGGAAATCCTCTGTGAAAATGAATGTAAGGACACAGCCAttgagaaagatgaaaaattcaCTGAATTCCAGATGAACAAAGAGAAGCATTTTTATCTAGGTGGAAAAGTTTCATGGTGGAACTTCTATTTTTACTCTGAAAATCATACTTCAGATTTTATCAGAAGGGATAGTTATGAAATACTTGAAAAGATGATACAATCTTTAGCCAATTCCCCAAGGGAATCGGGTGCAGAAGTGATCAATTTGTATCATCATCCAGGCTGTGGAGGAACCACATTAGCGATGCATATTCTCTGGGAACTGAAGAAAAACTTCCGATGTGCTGTGTTGAAGAGTAAAACATTTGCCTCTGAAGATATTGGAGCACAGGTGAGAACTTTAGTCACATATGGCTCAGAGGACCAACACAGCTACATGCCTGTACTCCTGCTTGTAGATGATTTTGAAGATCAAGAAGCTGTGTCTGATTTGCGCAATCACATTATCTCAGCCCTTGAAGAAGCTTATATTCAATATGAGACTCCTTTAGTTATCATTCTAAATTGCATGAGGTCCCAGAATCCTGAAAAAGATGCTAAAAACCCTGACAGTGTTGCAGTGATAAACAAACTCTCCTCCAAAGAGCAAAGAGCATTTgttaaaaaatttaaggaaattgAAAAGAAGCACGAGAACTGTAgagatttttattcctttatgatcatgaaagaaaattttaataggaCATACATTCAGAATGTTGTGAAACATATTCTGAAAGGGTTGAACACTGACAGCAAAGAAGGACAATTAATTTCTTTCCTGTCTttacttaattcttacatttcTGATTCTGACTTCTCTGTCCAACAGTGTGAAAAGTTCTTAGAGATTACCAACCAAAGGGCTAATTGGAAGAGAGGGAgcttagaaaataaaatggggaatTATTCTACAATTCTCATCTGTACCAAAGCTATAGATTGTAAGAGGTATGACAGGGTTCGTATAGTTCACCCTTTAATTGCCAGTTGCTGTTTAGAAGAattgaaaatcacttctgaaatgAAAAGGAGTGATATTGCAGTGAATCTATTAAAAGAAGATACACTTTATTCACCTGGAATAAGAAGAGACAAATTTGTACGGATTGTGCAAACCCTACTgctaaaaagacagaaagaatacAGTAAAGAAACACTGATATCTGGGAAAGATATGAATactccattttctcctttccttatgGACATCAAGAAAGATGAGGGGAATGATCAGGTTGAGAGAGTCTTAACTGAAGGAACGATCAGATTCAAGGATCATGCATTGATCTATCAAGCCTTAGCAAGacatttttatattaatgaaaataattttgaagctGCCATTTTTTACGCAGAGGAAGCAAAGAAGAGAAGTGTGAGGAATTCCTTTGTCTCCGATACACTTGGCCAAGTTTATAAAAGCCAACTGATCTTCTGTAACAATAAAATTTCACAAGGGAAAAGTATACCTTGTCAGGAACTGGAATATCTCCTAAATATAGCAGAGAAAGCTTCAAATGCTTTCAAagattctcagcaatacaatgagaACAAAGATGACAAAACTGGACAATATCATAGATATAAAAGGAGTGACACATATAATACATCATGTTACTTTGGAGAAATAGAGGTTGGTATACAGATAATTCAGCTTCTAGAAAAAGTCTTCCTTTTTGATGAAAGAAATGAATCTCCTAAAGGGCTCATGGGCCAACTTTTGCGTGGAAACAGTGGTGTTCTATTAAATCCTTTAATTCAGCGCAATATGTATTACCCAGTCATTAAAAAGCACATTGATTATTTAAATGCTCTTCAAAAGCGtttggaaacaatttttaataatcttcaggactacttttcttttctgaaattaaaagacaatgaaaaggaaattgtagaagaaaaaaaccagattaaaatggaaaagTTATTCAAACAGTATTTATCTATATTCTCCAACTCGGAGATCAGGCCATCAATGGTAACATCTGTttgctggagagaactggagatcTCTAATGCAGCTAGGTTTTCTGGACTGCTGAAGTATCTCACTAAAACTCACGAAAACgctgaaatggaaatggaaagcatAGTAGATAGATACATGCTTCTAGTTCAACAAGCAAGTTCAATGAAGACAAGAGCAAAACAGAATTTCATCTTGGCCAACATAATTCTTAATTGTTTGAAACCTAATTCAAAGATCAGAAAGCCACTTGATGAACTTAAAGCAATGCTTCAAGAAGTCTTGCTACAAGTAGGACTACATTCTTCCTATCCAGATCCTTACTTCCTGGCCACCCTCTTGTTCTGGCCAGAAAACCAGCACCTGAATCAGAATTCCACAGAAATCATAGATTACGTGACAGCACTGAGGAAGACTTTCTGGGATCGGTATGGTCAGATGTGTAGGGGCAAACAGCCATTCACCCATTTCTACCTTGGGAATGACAGAGGTCTCAATCGACTCGTTCACAGAGGAAAAATTGAGCAGTGCTTCCAAGATGCATCAGATGTAAGCATCCTTTGGCAACGTGGAGACgtatggagagaagagaaagtgaaagaTCTCTTGCTTCGCCTCAGTGGCAGAGTTGAAAATGACCTTATCTACATAGACTGTGGAAGTAAAGAAAATGCTGAAATTCCAGTGCGACCTGCTGTCTTAGGTCAGCTAAGACGTGGACAAAGCATGGAAAGAGTTTCTTTCTACCTGGGATTTTCCACTGCAGGCCCAGTAGCTtatgatataaaaaatatttaa